In Moorella sp. Hama-1, a single genomic region encodes these proteins:
- a CDS encoding cyclic lactone autoinducer peptide, translated as MFKKLTATMVTLGVALAVLVANGSVLPASIWLWHQPEVPPSLRR; from the coding sequence ATGTTTAAAAAGTTGACGGCGACCATGGTGACCCTGGGCGTCGCCCTGGCGGTCCTGGTGGCCAATGGCAGCGTTCTGCCGGCCAGTATCTGGCTCTGGCACCAGCCGGAGGTCCCGCCGAGCCTGCGTAGATAA
- the rlmN gene encoding 23S rRNA (adenine(2503)-C(2))-methyltransferase RlmN — MTTRIDLRGMLPAELEELAAGLGEKPYRGRQVFRWLHARRAREIEAMSDLPRAFRAQLAARAELPPVQVLDRQVAADGQTRKLLLGLADGQSIECVLMVYTGERRRHTICLSSQVGCAMGCSFCATGQGGIQRNLTTGEIILQALALDAELEEQESGGCITNIVFMGMGEPLLNYAAVLKAVRIFEEPAGWGISHRRLTISTCGIVPGIERLAGEKPPLELAVSLHAVTNELRTRLMPVNRRYPLERLIPACRRYAEVTGRRVTFEYALVAGINDRREDARGLAGLLGGMLAFVNVIPLNPVSGSGLRGVPLPAARRFVAWLQGAGLEAAIRESRGADIAAACGQLRYASREVL; from the coding sequence ATGACTACCAGAATCGATTTACGGGGGATGCTGCCTGCCGAACTGGAGGAACTGGCAGCCGGCCTGGGGGAGAAGCCCTACCGCGGCCGGCAGGTCTTTCGCTGGCTCCATGCCCGCCGGGCCAGGGAGATAGAGGCCATGTCCGATCTGCCCCGGGCCTTCCGGGCGCAGCTGGCTGCCAGGGCGGAACTACCCCCGGTCCAGGTCCTGGACCGCCAGGTGGCGGCCGATGGCCAGACGCGCAAATTACTCCTTGGCCTGGCCGACGGTCAGAGTATCGAATGCGTGCTTATGGTTTATACCGGAGAACGCCGGCGCCATACTATTTGCCTGTCCAGCCAGGTGGGCTGCGCCATGGGCTGCAGCTTTTGCGCCACCGGCCAGGGGGGGATCCAGCGTAACCTGACCACCGGAGAGATTATCCTCCAGGCCCTGGCCCTGGATGCCGAACTGGAAGAGCAGGAATCCGGGGGGTGCATCACTAATATCGTTTTTATGGGCATGGGGGAACCCCTCCTCAACTATGCGGCCGTTTTAAAAGCAGTCCGCATCTTTGAAGAACCGGCCGGGTGGGGGATAAGTCACCGGCGGCTGACCATTTCCACCTGTGGCATTGTGCCCGGCATCGAGCGCTTGGCGGGGGAAAAGCCACCCCTGGAGCTGGCTGTTTCCCTCCATGCCGTTACCAATGAACTCCGGACCCGCCTGATGCCTGTTAACCGGCGTTACCCCCTGGAGAGGTTGATTCCGGCCTGCCGCCGCTATGCTGAAGTTACCGGGCGGCGGGTAACCTTCGAGTATGCCCTGGTGGCGGGGATTAACGACCGCCGGGAAGACGCCCGGGGTTTGGCCGGGCTGCTGGGGGGGATGCTGGCCTTTGTCAACGTTATCCCTTTAAACCCGGTGTCCGGTAGTGGGTTGCGGGGGGTCCCCCTGCCTGCAGCCCGGCGATTTGTGGCCTGGCTGCAGGGGGCCGGCCTGGAAGCAGCCATCCGGGAGAGCCGGGGAGCGGACATTGCCGCCGCCTGCGGCCAGCTACGCTACGCGTCCAGGGAGGTGTTATAG
- a CDS encoding sensor histidine kinase, translating into MCLKTVELRLKDLLLSPPDATSIFGNLLDNALEATLAGNPGGERRIWLRIFNEGNYHCFEVGNTGPVIPLELQKKIFARGFTTKKVDRESHGQGLYIVQQLIKANNGRIEVHSSDQGTVFTVKFPISTT; encoded by the coding sequence ATGTGCCTCAAAACTGTCGAACTCCGGCTGAAGGACCTGCTACTGTCACCTCCGGATGCCACCAGCATCTTCGGCAACCTCCTGGATAACGCCCTGGAAGCTACCCTGGCGGGAAATCCGGGCGGAGAAAGGCGTATCTGGCTGCGGATTTTTAATGAGGGCAACTACCACTGCTTCGAGGTGGGCAATACCGGACCGGTCATCCCTTTAGAGCTGCAAAAAAAGATCTTCGCCCGGGGCTTTACCACCAAAAAAGTCGACCGGGAGAGCCACGGCCAGGGCCTCTACATAGTCCAGCAGCTGATAAAGGCTAATAACGGTAGGATTGAGGTTCATAGCAGCGACCAGGGTACCGTGTTTACCGTAAAATTTCCCATTTCTACAACTTAA
- a CDS encoding accessory gene regulator ArgB-like protein, which yields MLSIHHLARDGAVYLVTRLPAGRNNKPEVEVVAFGLEVALGGLLQLAVFIIVAWCLGLVPEMLVALVTMAGYRLPAGGVHCSAYYRCLLLSLLTLILLALLGRELALAAGKYLPVLALAVFVVNLVIARKWAPAAVPAAPIINPRRRSRLKQIAYLWLAGWLLVMLAGFYLQWPPSLLASSLLALVVQGLALTPAGFAVIGRADSLLKRLLPLG from the coding sequence TTGCTAAGCATCCACCACCTCGCTCGCGACGGTGCTGTTTACCTGGTGACCAGGTTACCGGCCGGTAGGAACAATAAGCCGGAGGTAGAAGTCGTAGCCTTCGGCCTGGAGGTCGCTCTGGGGGGCCTTCTCCAACTGGCCGTTTTCATCATTGTCGCCTGGTGCCTGGGTCTGGTACCGGAGATGCTGGTCGCCCTGGTGACCATGGCCGGCTATCGCCTCCCGGCCGGTGGCGTCCACTGTAGCGCTTATTACCGCTGCCTGCTTTTATCGCTGCTGACGTTGATCCTGCTGGCCCTGCTGGGCCGGGAGTTAGCCCTGGCGGCAGGGAAATACCTGCCGGTCCTGGCCCTGGCTGTGTTTGTCGTCAATTTGGTGATCGCCCGCAAGTGGGCCCCAGCGGCCGTGCCGGCAGCGCCCATCATCAATCCCCGGCGCCGCTCCCGGTTAAAGCAAATAGCTTATCTATGGTTAGCCGGGTGGTTGCTGGTCATGCTGGCCGGTTTCTACCTGCAATGGCCCCCGAGCCTTCTGGCCAGCAGCCTCCTGGCCCTGGTGGTCCAGGGGCTGGCCCTGACGCCAGCCGGTTTTGCCGTCATCGGACGGGCGGACTCCTTATTAAAGCGACTCCTACCTTTAGGATAA